The following are encoded in a window of Pieris napi chromosome 23, ilPieNapi1.2, whole genome shotgun sequence genomic DNA:
- the LOC125061381 gene encoding WD repeat domain-containing protein 83 gives MTETLQLEVLSTIHCKQQVVRAVRFNIDGSYCLTCGADKKIKLWNPHNDLHLKTYGGHANEVLDVAGSSDNSQIVSCSADKSVILWDVTTGQPLRRYRAHASSVTCIKFNEESTMAISGSIDNTVAFWDVLSRRQEPVQTLRDAKDTITSIQVTDHEVLTTSVDCHTRLYDLRIGKMISDYIGSIITHGSLTHDGQCLVLSCSDGTIKLIDKDSGELLNTFMGHETNDYLLENCINDKDNQIISGSASGEIFYWDLISSNITNKLVHKFNKPVVSISHHPSDSILLSASEDEIKLWGVNNKE, from the coding sequence ATGACTGAAACATTACAATTGGAGGTGCTTTCTACAATACACTGCAAACAGCAAGTTGTTCGAGCTGTGAGATTTAATATCGATGGCAGTTATTGCCTAACCTGCGGcgctgataaaaaaattaaattatggaaCCCGCATAACGATTTGCACTTGAAAACTTATGGAGGTCATGCAAATGAGGTGTTAGATGTGGCAGGTTCAAGTGATAATAGTCAGATTGTATCTTGTAGTGCCGATAAATCTGTTATCCTATGGGATGTTACTACTGGTCAACCTTTGCGCAGGTATAGGGCCCATGCAAGCTCAGtaacatgtataaaatttaatgaagaATCAACCATGGCAATATCTGGATCCATAGATAATACAGTAGCTTTTTGGGATGTTCTTAGTAGAAGACAGGAGCCAGTACAGACACTAAGAGATGCTAAAGATACTATAACATCCATACAGGTTACTGATCATGAGGTTTTAACTACTTCTGTAGATTGCCATACAAGATTATATGATCTACGAATTGGAAAAATGATTTCCGATTATATTGGTTCCATAATAACACATGGAAGTTTAACACATGATGGGCAATGCCTTGTTTTAAGTTGTTCAGATGgaactataaaattaatagataaaGATTCAGGAGAACTTTTAAATACGTTTATGGGGCATGAGACTAATGATTATTtgcttgaaaattgtattaatgaCAAAGATAATCAGATCATTTCTGGTTCTGCCTCTGGTGAAATATTTTACTGGGATTTAATTAGTAGTAATATTACTAATAAGTTAGTTCATAAGTTTAATAAGCCAGTGGTGTCAATTAGTCACCATCCATCTGATAGCATTTTACTATCCGCTTCTgaagatgaaataaaactatGGGGGGTTAACAACAAAGAatga